Genomic segment of Lentimicrobium sp. L6:
TTTAAAACTCCAACCACTTGTTCTGGACTATAGTCCAGTCGTAATAAATCTTCTGTTTCTTTTTGAATTTCAGGAGTGAAACGGATATGCTTAGGTTTCTTTTTTTGCCGATTTTATACTTCCTATGTGCTAGTTCAGAATCATACACCCCGCTTCTTCCATCAGAGTTCCGTGCTAATTCTCGGCTGATTACTGATTTATCTTTACCAATAAACT
This window contains:
- a CDS encoding helix-turn-helix domain-containing protein → MLSQGYGITQIGQFIGKDKSVISRELARNSDGRSGVYDSELAHRKYKIGKKRNLSISVSLLKFKKKQKIYYDWTIVQNKWLEF